In Ignavibacteriales bacterium, one genomic interval encodes:
- a CDS encoding amidase: MFPDEKVNSGSGYLNRRNFLKTGLTGGIAIAAFPQEAGAKEISPSPLSSPEIKSFELDEVTVAELQKGMSTGKYTAHIITQKYLARIAAIDKKGPALNSIIELNPDALKIADELDKERKAKGPRGPMHGIPVLIKDNIDTADRMSTTAGSLALVGSKPPADSFLVQRLRAAGAIILGKTNLSEWANIRASRSTSGWSGRGGLTRNPYALDRNCSGSSSGTGAAVAANLCAVGIGTETDGSVVSPSSINGIVGIKPTVGLVSRSGIIPISHTQDTAGPMTRTVSDAAALLSAMAAIDPQDNATSESRGKSFADYTQFLDSKGLQGARLGVVRRYFGFHDDVDALMNDAFEAMKKSGAVIIDPADIDALGQLGKAEGTVLQYDLKADLNAYLARLGPNAPVHSLKEIIEFNGRNRKTELAYFGQDTFIKAEARGPLTDKEYIDAREKNLRLSRAEGIDAIMDKYKLDALLAPTEGPAWVSDLVTGDHFLCSSSTAAAVAGYPHITVPAGFVFGLPVGISFFGRAWSEPTLIKLAYAFEQATKHRKPPRFMPTADTRV; the protein is encoded by the coding sequence ATGTTCCCTGACGAAAAAGTTAACTCCGGCTCCGGTTATCTGAATCGCCGAAACTTCCTCAAGACAGGCTTGACGGGCGGAATAGCCATCGCAGCGTTCCCGCAGGAGGCCGGAGCAAAGGAAATCTCCCCCTCTCCCCTCTCTTCTCCTGAAATCAAGTCCTTCGAATTGGACGAGGTCACAGTCGCAGAGCTGCAGAAAGGAATGAGTACCGGAAAATACACCGCCCACATAATCACGCAAAAATACCTGGCCCGCATCGCAGCAATCGACAAAAAGGGCCCCGCTCTCAACAGCATAATCGAGCTCAACCCCGATGCGCTGAAGATTGCCGATGAACTCGACAAGGAGCGAAAGGCAAAAGGACCGCGCGGACCGATGCACGGCATACCCGTCCTCATCAAGGATAACATCGACACTGCCGACCGGATGTCGACAACAGCCGGATCGCTCGCGCTGGTCGGCTCGAAACCTCCGGCTGACTCCTTTCTCGTCCAGCGACTGCGTGCGGCAGGCGCAATTATCCTCGGCAAAACAAACCTCAGCGAATGGGCAAACATACGGGCAAGCCGCTCCACCAGCGGATGGAGCGGACGTGGCGGCTTGACGAGGAACCCGTACGCTCTCGACCGCAATTGCTCCGGATCAAGTTCGGGAACCGGGGCGGCCGTTGCTGCAAACCTCTGTGCGGTGGGGATCGGGACGGAAACAGATGGATCCGTCGTCAGTCCTTCGTCGATCAATGGTATCGTCGGTATCAAACCGACGGTCGGACTTGTGAGCAGGTCGGGCATCATCCCCATCTCTCATACACAGGACACTGCAGGTCCGATGACACGAACTGTCAGTGACGCGGCGGCACTTCTGAGCGCAATGGCGGCCATTGATCCGCAGGATAACGCGACGTCGGAGAGCCGGGGGAAATCGTTCGCGGACTATACACAATTCCTTGACTCAAAAGGGCTTCAAGGGGCGAGGCTCGGCGTCGTGAGACGGTACTTTGGATTCCACGATGATGTCGATGCGCTGATGAATGATGCCTTCGAGGCGATGAAAAAGAGCGGTGCGGTCATCATAGATCCGGCAGACATTGATGCTCTCGGACAGCTGGGTAAGGCAGAAGGAACCGTTCTTCAGTACGATCTCAAGGCCGATCTGAACGCGTATCTTGCACGCCTCGGCCCGAACGCTCCGGTGCATTCGCTCAAGGAGATCATCGAATTCAACGGGCGGAATAGGAAGACCGAACTTGCATACTTTGGTCAGGATACCTTCATAAAAGCAGAAGCACGCGGACCGCTCACCGACAAGGAGTACATAGATGCTCGCGAAAAAAACCTCCGTCTGTCCAGGGCAGAAGGGATCGATGCAATCATGGACAAGTACAAACTCGATGCCCTGCTCGCGCCAACCGAGGGTCCGGCATGGGTCAGCGATCTTGTGACGGGCGATCATTTTCTGTGCAGCAGCTCAACGGCCGCCGCGGTAGCGGGGTATCCGCACATCACAGTTCCCGCGGGGTTCGTATTCGGACTTCCCGTCGGGATTTCCTTCTTCGGGCGGGCGTGGAGCGAGCCTACACTGATCAAACTTGCCTACGCGTTCGAGCAGGCCACGAAGCATCGCAAGCCGCCCCGTTTTATGCCTACGGCCGATACACGTGTATGA
- a CDS encoding NAD(P)/FAD-dependent oxidoreductase, whose product MAENRYDCVVIGGGPAGATVALQLARAGYSVCLVERRTFPREILCGEFLSHEVVGITRDLGIESEFLSLGPARISRFTLCPDRGPMFSELLGFAGYGMKRGAFDELLLNTAARNGVKLLQPAEADDILRSADGFEIHCRMDGAPLILYSRWCICAYGKTSPLDKRLGRQCAGARTQMNGMKFHVPSEALVGIDEDEIRIFAGPGMYCGVNHVGNGFATICFLERRSGDDVPPRARLRELMRANPHFADVMGGSGIATAERAQVYGTGNIFFGARNLVENGIFMIGDAGRVISPLAGDGISMAMQSAHMLGRLFLDARSSTPDERALEAEYRRRWELMFNSRIRAAAALQRIVLSTPLRRFGVALLSLSPSLLRSAISLTRGPSLNQTD is encoded by the coding sequence ATGGCCGAAAACAGGTATGACTGCGTGGTTATTGGAGGCGGGCCGGCCGGGGCAACTGTGGCACTCCAGTTGGCACGAGCGGGCTATTCCGTCTGCCTGGTGGAACGCCGGACATTTCCACGCGAGATCCTTTGTGGCGAATTCCTCTCACACGAGGTGGTCGGCATAACCCGCGACCTTGGCATCGAGAGTGAATTCCTTTCACTCGGCCCGGCTCGGATCTCGAGGTTCACGCTATGTCCAGATCGGGGACCGATGTTCTCCGAACTGCTCGGTTTTGCGGGATATGGCATGAAGCGTGGGGCGTTCGATGAGCTTCTGTTGAACACGGCAGCCAGGAACGGAGTGAAGCTGCTACAGCCGGCTGAAGCGGATGACATTCTTCGGAGTGCGGATGGTTTCGAGATTCATTGTCGAATGGACGGCGCACCATTGATACTTTACTCACGGTGGTGTATATGCGCGTACGGAAAGACTTCTCCGCTTGACAAGCGGTTGGGTCGACAGTGTGCAGGAGCACGCACACAGATGAACGGCATGAAGTTTCACGTGCCGTCGGAAGCGTTGGTCGGAATAGATGAGGACGAGATTCGGATTTTCGCCGGGCCCGGGATGTATTGCGGAGTCAACCATGTTGGAAACGGATTCGCAACGATTTGTTTCCTTGAGCGGCGATCGGGCGACGATGTTCCGCCTCGGGCACGCCTGCGTGAACTGATGAGGGCAAACCCGCACTTTGCTGATGTCATGGGCGGGTCTGGAATTGCGACGGCAGAACGTGCACAAGTCTATGGGACAGGCAACATCTTTTTCGGTGCGCGAAATCTCGTTGAGAACGGAATCTTCATGATAGGCGATGCAGGCAGGGTGATTTCGCCGCTGGCAGGTGATGGCATCAGCATGGCGATGCAAAGTGCTCATATGCTGGGGCGGCTTTTTCTGGATGCCCGCAGTTCAACTCCCGATGAGCGTGCTCTGGAGGCGGAGTATCGCAGGCGATGGGAGCTCATGTTCAATTCTCGCATACGCGCCGCAGCCGCATTGCAGCGCATCGTGCTTTCGACTCCGCTCCGCCGCTTCGGGGTCGCTCTGCTGTCACTCTCTCCTTCCTTGCTCCGGTCGGCTATCAGTCTGACACGCGGGCCGTCGTTGAACCAGACTGACTGA
- a CDS encoding methyltransferase domain-containing protein: MLGPRSTSREIMDDMSINDERIDAALAELSVINRLLGGDRVSTSGIRRATEAIPIDRPLQILDCGAGGSDLVHALRELGRPFHVTALDLNFRACQSSRPRISPMSVVNASALRLPFCDRSFDIVHAALFCHHFTEPELDGLFAEWSRVARVGIVINDLRRSVWAFLGITLLTSLFSRSSMVRHDGPLSVRRGFLKKELSEIASRHGSVTITRHWAFRWLVSISFPEDRHGRKQV, translated from the coding sequence ATGCTGGGTCCACGCAGCACGTCCAGGGAAATCATGGACGATATGTCGATCAACGACGAACGGATCGACGCTGCCCTGGCGGAATTGAGTGTGATCAATCGTTTGCTCGGTGGCGACCGGGTTTCCACGTCGGGCATCAGACGAGCAACCGAGGCAATACCGATTGATCGTCCGCTCCAAATCCTCGACTGTGGAGCGGGAGGCTCGGACCTTGTTCACGCGTTGCGCGAGCTCGGACGACCGTTCCACGTTACAGCCCTTGATCTGAATTTCCGCGCCTGCCAATCTTCCCGGCCACGGATCTCGCCGATGAGCGTGGTTAACGCGTCGGCGCTCCGACTGCCGTTCTGCGATCGTTCATTCGATATCGTCCACGCCGCTCTGTTTTGTCATCATTTTACTGAGCCTGAACTTGACGGGTTGTTCGCCGAATGGTCACGAGTGGCCCGAGTGGGCATCGTCATCAATGATCTGCGAAGATCGGTCTGGGCATTCCTCGGCATCACGCTTCTGACGTCCCTGTTTTCACGCAGTTCGATGGTGCGACACGATGGGCCGCTATCCGTCCGACGCGGCTTTTTGAAGAAGGAACTATCCGAAATTGCTTCCAGACACGGATCGGTGACCATCACGCGCCATTGGGCGTTCCGCTGGCTGGTTTCCATTTCATTCCCCGAAGATCGCCATGGCCGAAAACAGGTATGA
- a CDS encoding type III polyketide synthase translates to MVHRQKGRRDRVLIQIATTSPPYIVSQQRAAEELKRRMGERPAVARMIDAAAARSGIETRAVVVPDADPSAATRFYSTDPAAPAPGTRERMQLYKQWANTLSVAAVTDLLVSTGYAPSSISRLITVSCTGFSAPNFDHHLITTLGLPPDVQRTHIGFMGCAAALVGFTSVFESLRGAGAAERTTLLVSVELCSLHLQTEPTRDNILANMIFADGCGAALFSASHDVQAKARLVGTSSHIFPASAQLMGWEIGNTGFEMMLSSELPEIILQQAVPVARQVIGRMGLEPERIRHWALHPGGRAIIDSLQNGLRLTDEQTDPSRAVLRRYGNMSSASILFVLKELFSRTRLQKDEWLCAIAFGPGLSMELAFLKGI, encoded by the coding sequence TTGGTCCATCGTCAGAAAGGACGGAGGGACCGCGTGCTCATACAGATTGCCACAACTTCACCCCCCTACATTGTCTCCCAGCAACGAGCCGCCGAAGAACTAAAACGCCGAATGGGCGAACGGCCCGCGGTCGCGCGCATGATCGACGCTGCCGCTGCCCGTTCGGGCATCGAAACCCGCGCCGTTGTCGTTCCGGATGCAGATCCGTCCGCCGCCACCCGCTTCTATTCCACGGATCCGGCCGCACCAGCGCCGGGTACAAGGGAGCGCATGCAACTGTACAAACAATGGGCAAATACGCTTTCGGTTGCCGCGGTGACTGATCTCCTTGTATCGACCGGCTATGCGCCATCGTCGATCAGCCGGCTGATCACGGTTTCGTGCACCGGATTTTCTGCACCGAACTTCGATCATCATCTTATCACAACGCTTGGTCTTCCGCCCGATGTTCAACGCACGCATATCGGTTTCATGGGGTGTGCCGCGGCGCTTGTCGGTTTTACATCCGTGTTTGAGTCATTGCGCGGGGCCGGCGCTGCGGAACGTACAACACTGCTTGTCTCCGTCGAGCTTTGCTCGCTCCATCTGCAAACAGAGCCGACACGCGACAATATTTTGGCCAACATGATTTTCGCTGACGGTTGCGGAGCTGCGCTGTTTTCCGCCTCGCACGACGTTCAGGCTAAAGCCCGCCTGGTTGGAACCTCTTCGCACATATTCCCTGCATCAGCGCAACTGATGGGATGGGAAATCGGGAATACCGGATTTGAGATGATGCTCTCTTCGGAATTGCCGGAGATCATTCTCCAACAAGCAGTGCCGGTAGCCAGACAGGTAATCGGGCGCATGGGGCTCGAGCCGGAGCGTATCCGTCACTGGGCCCTGCATCCCGGCGGGCGTGCGATCATTGACTCGCTTCAGAACGGACTTCGTCTGACCGATGAGCAAACTGATCCGTCCCGTGCCGTTCTTCGTCGGTACGGCAACATGTCGTCCGCGTCAATTCTCTTTGTCCTGAAAGAACTCTTTTCCCGTACGCGACTGCAAAAGGATGAGTGGCTCTGCGCGATTGCGTTCGGTCCCGGGCTGTCCATGGAACTGGCCTTCCTGAAAGGGATTTGA